One window of the Haloarcula halobia genome contains the following:
- a CDS encoding O-acetylhomoserine aminocarboxypropyltransferase/cysteine synthase family protein has product MSDDHGFETDALHVGQEEPGTDARSRAPPIHQTTSYVFEDADDAAAQFALEKPGHIYSRLMNPTVAMLQERLAALEGGVGAVATASGMASLNLATFLLADVGDNVVTASSLYGGTYTYYTHTAPRNGVETRFVDTLDYEAYEAAIDEDTAYVHCETIGNPALVTPDFERLAAIAHDHGVPFFVDNTFATPYLCNPIEHGADLVWNSTTKWIHGHGTTVGGVLVDGGSFPWDEYAEKYPEIGGDNPAYHGVNFQERFGDAAFTYAAIARGLRDLGCQQSPFDAWQTMQGLETLPSRMDRHCANAMAVAEHLQDHPEVSWVTYPGLEDHETHDAASTYLDGGYGGMITFGLEAGYEAARTTVESTEIASLLANVGDAKTLIIHPASTTHQQLTDEEKAAAGVTDDLVRLSVGTEAVEDIKADLDQAIDQATN; this is encoded by the coding sequence ATGAGCGACGACCACGGATTCGAGACAGACGCGCTGCACGTCGGGCAGGAAGAGCCGGGCACCGACGCCCGCTCGCGGGCCCCGCCGATCCACCAGACCACCTCGTACGTCTTCGAGGACGCCGACGACGCCGCCGCACAGTTCGCCCTGGAGAAGCCGGGGCACATCTACTCGCGCCTGATGAATCCCACCGTCGCGATGCTGCAGGAACGGCTCGCTGCACTCGAAGGCGGGGTGGGGGCCGTCGCGACGGCGTCGGGGATGGCGTCGCTGAACCTCGCGACCTTCCTGCTTGCCGACGTCGGCGACAACGTCGTCACGGCCTCGTCGCTCTACGGCGGCACCTACACCTACTACACCCACACCGCGCCGCGCAACGGCGTCGAGACCCGGTTCGTCGACACGCTGGACTACGAGGCCTACGAAGCGGCCATCGACGAAGACACGGCCTACGTCCACTGTGAGACCATCGGCAACCCGGCGCTGGTGACGCCGGACTTCGAGCGACTGGCAGCCATCGCCCACGACCACGGCGTCCCCTTCTTCGTCGACAACACCTTCGCGACGCCGTACCTGTGCAATCCCATCGAACACGGCGCGGACCTCGTCTGGAACTCCACGACCAAGTGGATCCACGGCCACGGCACCACCGTCGGCGGCGTGCTGGTCGACGGCGGGTCGTTCCCCTGGGACGAGTACGCCGAGAAGTACCCCGAGATCGGCGGCGACAACCCGGCCTATCACGGCGTGAACTTCCAGGAACGGTTCGGCGACGCCGCGTTCACCTACGCCGCCATCGCCCGCGGCCTGCGCGACCTGGGCTGTCAGCAGTCGCCCTTCGACGCCTGGCAGACGATGCAGGGTCTGGAGACGCTGCCCTCGCGGATGGACCGCCACTGCGCGAACGCGATGGCCGTCGCTGAACACCTCCAGGACCACCCCGAGGTGTCGTGGGTCACCTACCCCGGCCTCGAGGACCACGAGACCCACGACGCGGCCTCGACGTACCTCGACGGCGGCTACGGCGGCATGATAACCTTCGGGCTCGAGGCGGGCTACGAGGCCGCCCGGACGACGGTCGAGTCGACCGAGATCGCCTCGCTGCTGGCGAACGTCGGCGACGCGAAGACGCTCATCATCCACCCGGCGTCGACGACCCACCAGCAGCTCACCGACGAGGAGAAGGCCGCTGCCGGCGTCACCGACGACCTGGTGCGCCTCTCGGTGGGGACCGAGGCCGTCGAGGACATCAAGGCGGACCTCGATCAGGCCATCGACCAGGCGA